Genomic segment of Apium graveolens cultivar Ventura chromosome 7, ASM990537v1, whole genome shotgun sequence:
GCTCTACAAAAACTGCACCGATCTCCCAACACTAGACTCTTATCTTCACTACAATTACGATGCCGATGAGTCCACACTCTCTGTAGTCTTCATCGCACCTCCTGCCAAGCCAGACGGCTGGATAGCCTGGGGAATCAACCCGAACGGCACGGGCATGATCGGGACTCAAGCTCTCATTGCCTATAAAAAATCTGACGGTAAAATGACTGTCAAGACTTATAATCTTGTCTCGTATCGTCAAATCGTGCAGTCCAAGCTATCTTTCGACGTGTCTGACATGTCAGCAGAGTATTCTGACGGTGTCATGAGGATTTTTGCTAAATTTGAATTACCGGAGAATATGACAGTGATTAATCAGGTGTGGCAGGTTGGTGCTGTGGTGAATAATGAAATCCCCGCTAAGCATGCGTTTGATCCAGTTAATTTGAATGCTAAGGCAGAGCTGAAACTCGACAAAAGTGCTGGTAAAAATAGTACTGGTGCTCCTAATCCGAGTCCTAGCAAAGATGATTCTAATGACAAGGACAAGAAGGAGAATGGTAGTTCGAGAATCGGTGACACCGGATTTGGTTTAATTTTTGTAGTTTTGTTCTCTCTTTTCGGAGTTCTGGTTTTATGATTATAGTCCGATAAATCTGTGAGTCGAGGTTTTAATTGCGTGACCGCTATTTTTTACTGATCGATCCATATCGTATATTGTACTAGTATTTGTGACAACCAACTTCTAGAGTTTAAGTACTAATCAATATTGTTATATTGTATTCGATAAATTCAAATTTGATAAAATAATCTAAAATTCTCAACTTTATGCGGTTTCGCCTATAACGTGTGGAGGTCACGAGTTTAACTCAAGGCGTGTgtgattaattataaaaaaatgaaatattaGAATTTAGACCTGCTAATTTTGGCAAAGTTGGTAGTAAGCAGTGTAGATGTGTTCTTGCTTTGCTGGTATTAtgttaaaattaatttttttcgaAACTTATAGGATCTGTTAACCGGTAGAAAGTATAGGCATTAATTGTCAACCAATTTTGTTGATGTTTTGGAAGACTTTTGAGTATTTTTCTTGCAGTAATTACATTGAATTTGAACAAATATACATTCGAGATGATGTTGCTAATTCTGTCCTGCTATCACTTTTCACCGACCTGCGATAGTGCGATCTACTGTTTAAACAAATGGGGTGGGAGTATTCGAACCCGGATCTTATGCTATTCAACGTATGCCAACCAGTGTTTATTCTCGGTTGCATTGACTTCACATACAAGCAACGTGACTGAAGCTCTGATCGCGCATTCAAGCAATAAAATGATCTTGTGACTTGCAATTATCTTGTGTCCTGAAGCTCTGAGCATAATTTACATTGCTGCATTGTCCTGAAGCTTCTACATTTACCAGTGACATGAATTAGGTTGTTATCTAGGACTGTTTTTCGTGTTTGTTTCTGGAATTTTGACACTGCGATTTCAGGCAGATTGTAAcaacccgcacttccggactattaaattctaaatcgaaaactaaaaataaaatatattattactcgataattctaatagatcacgaaattcaaagcagcggtcaaactcaataatcaaaatcataaaaatagagacgcagctccacaaatccgataataattgtctaacagataattaaatttattctctaaaaacaaaatctttattctaattcaaatagcacaaaacgaagcagcacagatctccacatagttctcattccttaatcttaatatgctccaaattccgaacctgaaatgttaaaaggggtgagctacacagctcagcaagtacaaattgactaacttttaaacagaaaaacaatgggtgttttgataaaacgatttttcttaaaacaataataattttgtaaaacattttctaaaataaatccaacccaaagttttatattttaaaattcagaatttaaaacagaacagagcagaatttataacagtacagattttataacagatctgagcagaataaaacagaacgaaacgataattcttataaataccacagtcttgatctacggccacactttgccagtagccggcatctaattcttattcttattctttataccacactttgccagtggtcggcatctaaagttcaataattacgcgcccttaataggtatctaaagttgcacacttgtgcgcctactaagggtatctaaggctagttccggaactatagcgtaaattacgaacggttcgaaaacgtagagactgggttctaaaattcacaaatacttatatcttataatttcgaaatcaaagtttttatatcttatatgaaattaaaaacagaactgaaatatcttttcggaaatttaaaagtaagtcaaaaggtacttacttcaaagcctgaccagatctgaatttactctttttgaccctctaaacgatattttcttgaaaaacacgaaacacgaaagctgaagataacgaaaagacctttctgaaaagtccagaatcactgaattctgacttacgatgaattttctacgaattttacaagacagctgatttttgctgagaaagtcctacgaattttaatgataaaaacaaggaatacgaatatggtgtatttataacgatacaaaaccctatatcttaactaggaaataataatatttcctcctaaaaatttacaacctctccaagtaaattccataaataaaatatttgatacacacaattacctaaactaaaaaaatttcgattttctaaattattcttacacttatttccacaaataacaaatcttttcacaaatcaactaccttgcacaaaatgttttcagaatattctaattttaaaatatttatctagacaaattaatatctaatttctaataaataaattaaaaataaaattacgaattttacattcttccctccttaaaagaatttggtccccaaattcacataacataaataaattaaataagtcACTAAAGAAAAGAAATCATACCTTAATTGCGATAGTTGTCATTTCCTGTCAGCTGAAACACACGTCCTTTGCCCATCTTGTTATCTGCTTCCTTCCTTGTTGAAGCTAGTGGAGGTGCTTAATACTAATGGGACTAGTGCTGCTAGAAATGGCACGGGAGTCTTAGTAGTGGTGTTGAATCCACTAGTAACTAAGTTTTCTCCCTGTGACAGTACTAAAGATTAGTTCCATTGAGATATAAGAAGTAGAGAGACTTGGGTGACATGTCGAGTCCCCGTGTCAAATACTCAGCGTATTACCGTATCGGATACGCAAATTCTTTCCCGAtatcaatttaaaattttatcttcAGAAACTCTAGTCAAAACCTATTTTAAAAAACTACATTCATAAAATTAAGTGTATATGTCTATTAGTTACTACAAAAGTATTGATTATCGTATTCATTTTTGTATAAACTAAAAAATTTTACTTGTATTTTTGTGTTTTAGTAAATGATGCATTTGACTCATTTTTCATGCAATTTTTGATTTTGTTAGTATGTTTTAATTTGTTTAACATGtaatatatatgatttttttgtttatttttttcgTGTCCCTCCGCACCCGTATCCCCATATTATTTTATTTGTTGAATTTCCGTATATTCGCACTACAAACTCGCCCCGCACAAGTGTCTATGCTTCTAGATTAAGATATAGCTAATCAGCATATAACACGTGACATTTTTGTAAACTTTTGTCGTACCTAATTTGGAACCTCTAGCATTTTTCGATTAACATAATGACCTGGGCTACAATTTGACAGCACCTTTGATCACAACTTAAGGCAAAGTCCCGGTTATGTACATATTTGAAATTATACTAGATGGTTAACAAAGAGTCCAGCTAGCTTAACAAGATGGTTGCAGATATTTTGGTAAATAGCTTACATCTCCACTTGTTTCTCATTTGGATTTAAACAAACAGTTGTACAAGAATCTAATGACGATAAAGTTTATTTTTGTCATCAACTGTAAACCACACACGATCTCTCGTCTCTACGCACATATCCATAACCTTAACCCTCCCTCCTGCAAGTCTCGCATTGTCATGTTTCTATCAACTGATGTTTACAGTAACAGGTCCCCAACTCGTAAATTCGAATATCGATCGGTGACCTAAGTTACTCCGACTCTTTTGTTTAGGTTGTCGTACTACTCGTGTCGGACACTTGAACACTCGAACACGACACTTATTCCGTGTCGGATCCTTTGACTGAAACATGGACACTTTGACCAATTTCGCCGTGTCGGATAAAAAATAGGACATTGTCCCCGTGTCCCCAATTTTTGGACTTCTAAAATCCGACACTCGGATATGTGTCGTGTCCGACACTCGGTCAGTCGGTGACTACATTGCATTCATATGTATACTTTCAGTCGAACCTGCAGTCATCACATTTTTGCGGGAATATGAACTAAAAAGAAAGTAAAATTTTGTTGGTTTTGCAGATGCATATAGTGAACAGTTGGTGCGTGATGGGCTAATTGTGTGACCACTTGGGAGCACTGAAAGTCTGAAACCATTAATGTATAGCCGAGAAGATTGAAAACTAAAAAAAAGGTGTAGGTTTGAGTCTAGTCGCTAGTGCATGCATATTCTTGGTAAGATGGACTAAACAATTTTAGTTGATTAACAAAGTCTTATGTGAAACAATACTATATTAAGAAGATAATTAGGCATTGGGAAAGACAATTAAGCAATGCATGTTATTAATTTGGTACTCCTCTTTCTACTTCATACACAATTCAAAGAAAATGGAACTTTACTTCTCCATGGGATAATTTGAATGTGTCAAGTTCTCATGTACTACGATAACATGTTAAGTAACTACTCTCGGATCGTGTGTTATCGAACCCAGTGAACAAAAGACTCAAACACGAGACCCCTTTTTAGGGTTGTAATTCGAGTCGGGCGGCTCGCGAGCTCGCCCGGCTCGAACTCGTTTAAGTGGGCTCGACTCGGCTTTTT
This window contains:
- the LOC141674471 gene encoding cytochrome b561 and DOMON domain-containing protein At3g25290 gives rise to the protein MKLWLLFLLSLLITLSFTPTTHSQKCTSQTFTNNKLYKNCTDLPTLDSYLHYNYDADESTLSVVFIAPPAKPDGWIAWGINPNGTGMIGTQALIAYKKSDGKMTVKTYNLVSYRQIVQSKLSFDVSDMSAEYSDGVMRIFAKFELPENMTVINQVWQVGAVVNNEIPAKHAFDPVNLNAKAELKLDKSAGKNSTGAPNPSPSKDDSNDKDKKENGSSRIGDTGFGLIFVVLFSLFGVLVL